In Methanocella sp., the sequence AGGCCGGTATGTTGACGCCGGCGGGGCACGGCATGCAGTACTGGCAGCCCGTGCAGCCAACCTTCAGTCTCTTGCGGTAGGTCTCCTTCACGCGCTCGATGATCGCCATATCCTTATCCGAAAGCGAGTTCGGTAAGGCATCGTTCGCGATGCGCAGGTTCTCCTCGATATGCGCCTCCACGTTCATTCCCGAGAGAACGACGGTCACTTCGGGATGATTCCAGACCCATCTCAGCGCCCATTCTGCCGGCGTTCTTTTTACTTCAGACTCATCCCAGATCGCCTGGATTTCGGCCGGCGGAGCCCTGGCCAGGCTGCCTCCCCGGAGGGGCTCCATGATAATAACACCGAGGCCCTTCGAGGCGGCATACTTCAGCCCTTCCTTTCCGGCCTGGTTGGTCTCGTCCAGGATATTGTACTGGATCTGGCAGAACTCCCATTCGTACGCGTCCACGAGCTTCTTGAACTCTGGCGTGCTGGTATGGGACGAGAAGCCCATATGCCTTATCCTGCCGTCGGCTTTTGCTTTCGTTATGAAGTCGATGGCCCCAAGGCTCTTGAACTTCTCCCACGCGGCCAGGTTGAGATTGTGGAGCAGGTAATAATCGACATGGTCCGTTTTCAGCTTCTGGAGCTGGACGTCGAGGAGTTTATCCATGTCTTCCCGTTTCTGGACCTGGGAATACGGCAGCTTCGTCGCTATCTTTACTTTCTCGCGGTAACCATCCTGCAGCGCCTTGCCCACGACCGTCTCGCTTCCAGGATATAATAGCGCTGTGTCCAGGTAGTTCACGCCGTTATCGATGGCGTAGCGGAGCTGCTTTATAGAACGTTCTTCATCGGTGCCCACGCCTTTCCTCGGGAGCCGCATGCACCCAAAGCCCAGGGCGGACAGACTGTCGCCCGTGCTTTTCATTATCCTGTACTGCATCCTTTTTTCCTCCTGTTAGGCAAAAAGATCAATGTAATATCGATATTAGGTGAACGTATCGCTTAATTACATAAAGCTTTTCTCGCTATGCCCGATGCGAATATTTAAGTCCTATAAAACGTCATAAGAGAACGCCATTTTGCGGGGATTGCCAAGCCAGGTCAAAGGCGTAGGGCTTAGGACCCTATCTCGTAGGAGTTCGTGCGTTCGAATCGCACTCCCCGCACCTGGTATAAGGCTGTCATTTTTGAATCGATAAGATATCCTCGATCTTGTTTTCCATATATTTATAAGAATCATAAACGCCCTGGTTATAGAACTCCGGCGCCAGCTCTTCGATGATGAAGTCCAGCAACAGGCCCGCTGCCAGGTCGCCGATCTCTTCTTCCCTTTCCGTTAAAAAATATTTCTTTATCGAAAGGATAAACTCGTTTCTTTTCTCTTTTGTCAGTTTAAATTTGCTGTTCTTCATAAGATAACTACCAGGATTACCTTCTTTCGAGTCCCAGGATCGCGTGCCTGCGGGTGATGCCCAGCGCCACGTCATGGGGCGTATCGCCGACTATGACCTCGCCGAAGAGCGGCTCGCTGATAAAATGGACCTTACCGCCGTCGGTGACCCGGAATATCTTCTTGCCCTCGTGCACCATGACCTCGGCCCGCGTGTCGCCGGCAGCCTTTTTTGCGTCGATGCTCTTCTTTACCTCGTCGACCGTCTTGCCGTGGATGGGCTCTCCGAAGACAGGATCGGTCTTATAGAATGTCTGGCCCCGGGCGTCCACCCGATAAATGTTAACATCGCCGTGCGTGTCGACTT encodes:
- a CDS encoding aldo/keto reductase; this translates as MQYRIMKSTGDSLSALGFGCMRLPRKGVGTDEERSIKQLRYAIDNGVNYLDTALLYPGSETVVGKALQDGYREKVKIATKLPYSQVQKREDMDKLLDVQLQKLKTDHVDYYLLHNLNLAAWEKFKSLGAIDFITKAKADGRIRHMGFSSHTSTPEFKKLVDAYEWEFCQIQYNILDETNQAGKEGLKYAASKGLGVIIMEPLRGGSLARAPPAEIQAIWDESEVKRTPAEWALRWVWNHPEVTVVLSGMNVEAHIEENLRIANDALPNSLSDKDMAIIERVKETYRKRLKVGCTGCQYCMPCPAGVNIPACFEAYNNTALGNPMMARINYMINVGGGLDGSSPKGFASQCKSCGKCVKVCTQHIDIPAQLKDASKAMENPTSKVMFGIMRPVMNFYMNRERKKNLKKART
- a CDS encoding DUF2164 domain-containing protein, whose protein sequence is MKNSKFKLTKEKRNEFILSIKKYFLTEREEEIGDLAAGLLLDFIIEELAPEFYNQGVYDSYKYMENKIEDILSIQK